The Bactrocera dorsalis isolate Fly_Bdor chromosome 2, ASM2337382v1, whole genome shotgun sequence region TTGATATATAATACGAACCTGAACTCCGAGCTGGGTTTATAGAAGAACAAGACagttttagtttaaatatgTTGTTATAATGAGGTTGCCTACAACCTTTATTGAGATTAGTGGTTTTCACTACCTTGATAAGGACAGGTAACAATATGCACTGGTCCTCAGAAAGCTTGAGGTCTGTATGTTAACGAAATAAATGTAGAATATGGATCAGTAGAGACTAGGGCAGCGGAATCGCCACTCCAATGAAATGCCCGTTATCACCGAAAatccatttaatttaatatcattgaaaatcatggaaatggaattgaacttcttcaaaacattaatttatcgcattttgaccgaacatttacCTGCCGACCAAAAAAtgttcagaatccaacattcgaaggacatcattaaagaggccaaaaaagacaaaaatattgtgactggtgacgaaacgtggtgtttTCAATATGATTCCGAAACGAAGCGCCAAAATGGAAGGCATTAATTACAGTTATCTATACTAAATGTGTAAATAGGGTAGCGGGCTGCTTCAATCGGCATATTTAATAGTAAGCTAgttggacggacggacaaatTCAAGGTGATACCAAGTCATACACTATCAGTTCTGGCTCTTTTAGAAagattgaaatttacaaaagcaTTGGTCAAAGTTTTGTGGATGTGTAAGATTTGTCTGTAATGTATTGGAGGATCGTATAGAAGGTCCTGTTGGAGAGCTAACTCCATTCATTTAAGCTTTGTAAAGTTACACATCTCTAAACATCTATACGGATGGCTTAAAAATGGACGGtggagttggtgcgggaatatacagAGCTACTGAGTCCAGAGTTAGACATAAGACAACCATTTAAGTTGCCGGttcactgcagtatatttcaagctgaggtcttggCTTTTGCGAAAGCAGCGAAGCTGGTCTCTAATGCACCTGTAGGGAATTCCAGAGTCAAAATCTACGCAGAcaggcaagcagcaataaaggCAGTAGCCCCGCAttgcatatcggccagaagtatTGGGAAGCAGGATTGCAGTGGAAAGTattgccagaagtaagcaacttcacttctattgggtaccaggccacaaaggcatcgagggcaatgaaatagtcgACGAGATTGTCAAGAACGGTGTGCGGCTGACATCCGACAACGTGATGGCAGAAAGCTTGTCAGTTGCAATCAAAGGAATTATGCTGTTCAAAGCATATGAAAACTGACGAAGACAGAGTCGGATGCATTGTGATTGATACAATAGTAAAATAATGCTTAactttttctgatttttatttatttcattaaacatAAACGAATAGTATAAAAGAAAAGAGAATGAAATGAGTGACGTGAGTAAGTTGTACGCACgcaacaaattaacaaaatgcgaaagatttgattataaaaagtataaatgtgAGTAATAATTTGCGCGACTGTGGCACAGTCTTGCAAAAAACTACGAGGCAATACGGAACGATAGTaacaaaatgataataataatggtaaaatttaattatttgcatatacacacaAGCGAACGGTATTTATACAAATGGGGCGATGTCAGTAATTTATTTAAGCTATAATACGAATTTGAGCACAAAAAGCAGCAGCTAGCTTCAAAGCAGAGAGCAAGAGAAAGCCGCGGAACGCAACCGTATCCGTACATCCATTCTATCCTAGCGCTAATCTCAACTACGATTAAATTTGATCTGGAAGTCGTGCTACCTAATCGATGTTCAGTTGTCGGAAGGTACCCTCCATACCGAACAAATCGTCGCTGGTCTTCGGTGAGCCGGGACGCAACGCTTCGTTGGCCTTCTTGCCCTCCTGTTCTTTGAACCAAGGTGTGTATTCCTCCAACTTCTTCTTCCATTGTTGATTCAATTCGACCACCGAACCAGCTTTGCCGCCATATTCGTCGGGCAACAAGTCACGTGGCACCGCCTTGTACAAGCTTTCGATGTTGCTGTGGAAAGTGATACGATTGCGTATCTTCTCCTTAACGAAGGGGCGCACAAAGTTGAAGATCGTATCTACCAATGGGGAAATGTTGAACACATGCACTTCCTTCACCTTCACCGGGTATGCCTCCTGCACGGCAATGAGGAATTTTTTAATCACAGTTGGCGTGAATTTGGCAAAATGATGTGCCGAAGCCAGCGTAGCATCGACAATGAAAATATCACCGGCAATGCCGACTTTCTCCTCCAACAGGCGAATATCGCCGATCATAAGCGCCACCTTGGCGGCATCGTTAATATGCTGCGCCTGAAAGTCGACATCAATGCCGCGAACGAAAGTGATGCGGCGACCGTTGGGCGTGAGACCAGGTAAAGTTGGGCAGTGTCTAATCATGCGAGAGCGTGAGAAAAAGAGCCAAATAAGTCTAGCTGATATCAACGCGGACATTGTAAATACTTACAAGTAATCCAAGACCATCGCCAATTCTGGCCGATTAATATCACGATTGGCGAAGAATTCCGGTACGGCATTACGCATTGTATAGTACATGTCGAGCTTCTTTTTCACCTTCTCCAAACTGAATTTGCAGCCACGCAAGAATGTGGCCAAACGGCCATCGTCCATATCCTTGGGCAGATGCGGTTGTGTGTCCAACCATTCGCGTATGAGTTTGATGTCACGATCGATATCCGATTGGTTTTCAGGTTCGCGTAATTCCTCACGAATGGAGATGCGTTGTTGAGGTGTAGGCTGGATGAGCATCATCTGTTGGTGAGTAGAGATTGCAAATTGTTTTTACTCTCTGATTTTATTtggaattataaaataatttataaaacagtacaattaaaatatattcgtATAATGACCAAAGAGAAGAGTGACAAGTGGAACAAACAATTGgcataaatatgaaagtttgttataaacaaataaaggcTATTTTCGATCTCTAAGTCTCCGACAACTGGCATAACAAAATAGAAACCAAACTGGTAGTAATGAATcaaacaaacaactggtataagtgtataacaataaaataagcgCGTAGTAGATTTGAATGGATTTGAGAGTGgtaaattaaacaaacaattgGCATAAATATGAAAAGCTTGTCTCAAatcatgattttttatttgcaaaacgTTTAAATGT contains the following coding sequences:
- the LOC105226558 gene encoding alpha-tocopherol transfer protein-like, with protein sequence MMLIQPTPQQRISIREELREPENQSDIDRDIKLIREWLDTQPHLPKDMDDGRLATFLRGCKFSLEKVKKKLDMYYTMRNAVPEFFANRDINRPELAMVLDYLHCPTLPGLTPNGRRITFVRGIDVDFQAQHINDAAKVALMIGDIRLLEEKVGIAGDIFIVDATLASAHHFAKFTPTVIKKFLIAVQEAYPVKVKEVHVFNISPLVDTIFNFVRPFVKEKIRNRITFHSNIESLYKAVPRDLLPDEYGGKAGSVVELNQQWKKKLEEYTPWFKEQEGKKANEALRPGSPKTSDDLFGMEGTFRQLNID